A genomic region of Fodinisporobacter ferrooxydans contains the following coding sequences:
- a CDS encoding ABC transporter ATP-binding protein — protein sequence MLAIQDLQVYYGKVHAVKGVSLTVQEGEVVSLLGSNGAGKSSILKTICGLTKAVGGSISFRGKPITNTKPYRLVKEGIGYVPEGRKIYPLLTVKENLLTGAYHRNDRAGISADLEQVYEYFPILQTKRDVLAGNLSGGQQQMLAVGRALLTRPNFLILDEPSMGLAPSVVAQIFAIIKTLRDQGMTILLVEQNAYHALTLANRAYVLETGKIALEGNAEDLKNNHQVREIYLGM from the coding sequence ATGCTGGCCATTCAGGATTTGCAGGTGTATTATGGCAAGGTCCATGCCGTGAAAGGCGTCAGCTTGACGGTTCAGGAGGGGGAAGTCGTTTCCCTGCTGGGTTCCAATGGCGCAGGGAAAAGCTCCATCTTAAAGACCATCTGTGGATTGACAAAAGCGGTCGGCGGCAGCATTTCCTTTCGCGGCAAGCCGATTACGAATACAAAACCCTACCGGCTGGTCAAAGAAGGGATCGGCTATGTGCCGGAAGGCCGGAAGATTTACCCGCTTTTGACGGTAAAAGAGAACCTGTTGACGGGCGCGTATCACCGCAACGACCGTGCGGGCATATCCGCAGACCTGGAGCAAGTCTATGAATATTTTCCGATTCTCCAAACGAAACGGGATGTGCTTGCGGGCAATCTGAGCGGAGGCCAACAACAAATGCTGGCCGTCGGCCGGGCACTGCTGACACGGCCCAACTTTCTGATTCTGGATGAACCCTCGATGGGACTGGCGCCAAGCGTTGTCGCGCAAATTTTTGCGATTATCAAAACATTGCGGGATCAAGGCATGACGATTCTGCTTGTGGAACAAAATGCCTACCATGCACTGACATTGGCCAACCGGGCCTATGTCCTGGAGACAGGGAAAATCGCCCTGGAAGGCAATGCGGAGGATCTGAAAAATAATCATCAGGTGCGGGAAATCTATCTTGGCATGTGA
- a CDS encoding MFS transporter has translation MKKHRWSMAILIAIGVIVNYFDRTNISVGMKPIAQEFHLNAIQMGIFLSAFAWSYAILQIPVGSLLDKIGVKWITRVGTIIWTIACMLTAVANGWGLIIVSRVLLGVGEAPYFPGAAKAMSHWFPRKERGMAISAYDAQSKFSNVIGAPLIAWIVTQWGWRGGFYATAILSLLYAIAFWLWYRDPQEDKRLTKEEYQYILEGGSQSADEASGSVMENMRYLLTKRKVWGVFIGFAAYGYSWFLFLTWLPGFLETQMHMSVLSSGWYSAIPWLVGTITELFFGGWLVDRLVNKGCDSTRVRKTTLVIGMLFGLSVIGAAYTNSPGIAVFWISMALGGLVVTSAIAYSIPTFIAPKGTVGTLLGILAFGNNAMAIVAPIITGFIVQATGSFMYAFLLAGVMIIIGILGYVFLLTDLEPIEEPTATMESKQVA, from the coding sequence ATGAAAAAACATCGGTGGTCGATGGCAATCTTAATTGCTATTGGCGTCATCGTCAACTATTTTGATCGTACGAATATTTCTGTGGGAATGAAGCCAATCGCACAGGAATTTCATTTGAACGCGATTCAGATGGGGATTTTTTTATCTGCGTTTGCATGGTCATACGCTATTCTTCAGATTCCTGTAGGCAGCTTGCTGGATAAGATAGGGGTCAAATGGATAACGCGGGTAGGAACGATCATATGGACGATCGCCTGCATGTTGACTGCAGTAGCGAATGGATGGGGATTAATTATAGTATCGAGAGTCTTATTGGGTGTCGGAGAAGCACCATATTTCCCAGGGGCTGCAAAGGCAATGAGTCATTGGTTTCCGCGCAAAGAACGGGGAATGGCCATATCTGCCTATGATGCGCAGTCGAAATTTTCCAATGTAATTGGTGCGCCATTGATAGCCTGGATAGTTACCCAATGGGGATGGCGCGGTGGCTTTTATGCAACTGCAATTCTCAGTCTTCTATACGCCATTGCATTTTGGTTGTGGTACCGTGATCCACAAGAAGATAAACGATTGACAAAAGAAGAGTATCAATACATCCTCGAAGGCGGTTCACAGAGTGCAGATGAAGCATCTGGCAGTGTAATGGAAAATATGCGTTACCTGTTGACAAAACGCAAGGTATGGGGCGTATTCATTGGATTTGCAGCATATGGATATTCCTGGTTTCTCTTCCTGACTTGGCTTCCAGGATTCCTCGAAACACAGATGCATATGTCGGTATTGTCATCTGGATGGTACTCGGCGATCCCATGGCTTGTGGGTACAATCACAGAACTTTTCTTTGGCGGTTGGCTCGTAGACCGACTTGTCAACAAGGGTTGCGATTCAACGCGCGTACGCAAAACAACTTTAGTGATCGGGATGCTCTTTGGTTTGTCAGTCATAGGTGCGGCGTATACAAATAGCCCGGGTATTGCAGTATTTTGGATTTCAATGGCGCTTGGCGGCCTTGTGGTTACTTCGGCGATTGCCTATAGTATCCCGACATTTATTGCCCCAAAGGGAACTGTGGGCACTTTATTGGGCATTTTAGCCTTTGGAAACAATGCCATGGCAATTGTGGCTCCAATCATTACGGGATTTATTGTACAAGCAACAGGATCTTTCATGTACGCATTCCTTTTGGCAGGAGTTATGATAATCATTGGAATTCTGGGGTATGTGTTCCTGCTTACTGATTTGGAACCGATTGAAGAACCTACTGCCACAATGGAATCTAAACAGGTCGCCTGA
- a CDS encoding ABC transporter substrate-binding protein — MKINNQKKAYLQKGKLLAGICLSATLAAAITGCGSSSNNSGTSGSSGSSSGGTIKIGEIGAMSGNLASLGTWDSQGLQMAVDEVNAKGGIHGKKVVIDKIDDQGNPSVAVNDANKLVNDKVVAAFATPESTTTLATLDIFNQAKIPQITSGQDPNITKKGSQFVFRDTASSQIFDKTLADYVVNKMGLKNIAVITNSGAFGKGEHDAFVSALKAHNITPVSDQIITPDAKDFSAQLTTIKAANPQVLFIGTEEIQMGLIAKQARALGINAKIVAGAGAATQIYVNTAGKSVADGTIFSTTYVTNDANAETKAFAAAYKKKFGQVADSHVAKAYDGAKMLLEAIDKAYPNIDGTHIRDELLKLNYHGLTGDFKFNAQGEGLDKTQMGSIKNGQPEPLQ; from the coding sequence ATGAAAATCAACAATCAAAAGAAAGCATATCTTCAAAAGGGAAAATTATTGGCCGGAATCTGTTTAAGCGCAACATTGGCTGCAGCCATAACCGGTTGTGGATCGTCTTCCAACAATTCCGGCACATCCGGTTCCTCCGGATCTTCGAGTGGCGGCACGATCAAAATTGGAGAAATCGGCGCAATGAGTGGAAATCTGGCATCGTTGGGTACATGGGATAGCCAGGGGTTGCAAATGGCAGTGGACGAAGTGAATGCGAAGGGAGGCATTCACGGGAAGAAGGTTGTGATCGATAAAATCGACGATCAAGGCAACCCGTCTGTCGCGGTCAATGATGCCAATAAGTTAGTGAACGACAAGGTGGTTGCTGCATTTGCCACACCAGAGAGCACAACGACGTTGGCTACTCTGGACATTTTTAATCAGGCGAAAATCCCTCAAATTACTTCCGGGCAGGATCCGAATATCACCAAGAAAGGAAGTCAGTTTGTCTTTCGGGATACGGCAAGCAGCCAAATTTTCGATAAAACCTTGGCAGATTATGTTGTGAACAAGATGGGACTTAAAAACATCGCCGTTATTACCAATTCAGGCGCCTTCGGAAAAGGTGAGCATGATGCCTTTGTAAGCGCATTGAAGGCTCATAACATTACGCCCGTTTCCGATCAGATTATAACGCCTGACGCAAAAGACTTCAGTGCACAGTTGACAACGATTAAAGCGGCAAATCCCCAGGTGTTGTTTATTGGAACAGAAGAGATTCAGATGGGGCTGATTGCCAAACAGGCGAGAGCTTTGGGGATTAATGCCAAGATTGTTGCCGGTGCAGGCGCGGCGACGCAGATTTATGTGAATACAGCAGGAAAATCTGTGGCAGATGGAACGATTTTCTCGACGACATATGTCACAAATGATGCGAATGCCGAAACAAAAGCGTTTGCCGCTGCATATAAGAAAAAATTCGGACAGGTAGCCGATTCCCATGTGGCGAAAGCGTATGATGGCGCGAAGATGCTGCTTGAGGCCATTGATAAAGCATATCCAAACATTGATGGCACACATATTCGCGACGAATTGCTAAAATTGAACTACCATGGCTTGACGGGAGATTTCAAGTTCAACGCTCAGGGAGAAGGTCTTGACAAAACACAAATGGGAAGTATTAAAAACGGCCAACCAGAACCACTACAATAA
- a CDS encoding thiamine pyrophosphate-binding protein, translated as MKDLISHQLVKYLEDRGVEHIFGLCGHTNIAVLAALEKSSIQFINTRHEQIAAHAADGYARAKKQTAVVLSHLGPGLTNAATGVANAALDSIPMVVIAGDVPSHYYGKHPHQEVNLHADASQYEIYRPFVKRAWRVDRPDLFPEILEKAFQLAESGRPGPVLVDVPMDIFSKEVDVALFERLKHHTKTIQKPSIDEETAKQIIERLSNAKYPLIYAGGGVMLANAAEELREFVGHLGIPVAYSVMGKGAVADDHPFALGMTGFWGTQFVNDKCRQADYILALGTRFAEADCSSWEPEYTFHFPPTKLIHIDIDANEIGRNFPVEIGAVADLKQALTVLNRVAKAMVPQGMQKEALKQEIASYKKEFTAKNHVHIENPSFPMRPERILQEVREVLPRDAYITTDVGWNKNGVGQQFPIYEAGTILTPGGYCTMGFGAPAALGAKIAQPEKVVVSLVGDGGFGQNPAVLATAVEENIPVIWVIMNNSAFGTIAGLEKAHYDTTYGTVFKKEGQSYSPDYASIAKAYGVDGVKIQSAEEFKPALQRAIASNKPFVIDVAMLNEPVPTSGHWNILDIYSPNEKKSHVSTDEFVRL; from the coding sequence ATGAAAGATTTAATCTCGCATCAACTGGTGAAGTATCTGGAAGATCGGGGCGTTGAACACATCTTTGGGCTTTGCGGCCATACGAATATTGCGGTATTGGCTGCTTTGGAGAAAAGCTCCATCCAGTTTATCAATACGCGCCACGAACAAATCGCCGCACATGCGGCCGACGGGTATGCCCGGGCGAAAAAACAAACGGCTGTCGTTTTGAGTCACTTGGGCCCTGGTTTGACCAATGCGGCCACAGGCGTTGCCAATGCGGCCTTGGATTCCATTCCCATGGTCGTGATCGCAGGCGATGTCCCCAGCCACTATTACGGCAAACATCCACACCAGGAAGTCAATCTGCATGCGGATGCATCCCAATACGAAATCTATCGTCCTTTCGTCAAGCGGGCGTGGCGCGTGGATCGTCCGGATCTGTTTCCTGAGATTCTCGAAAAGGCGTTCCAATTGGCGGAAAGCGGAAGACCCGGTCCGGTGCTCGTCGATGTGCCCATGGACATCTTTTCCAAAGAAGTGGATGTGGCGCTGTTTGAACGGTTGAAGCATCATACGAAAACGATTCAGAAACCATCGATCGATGAGGAAACCGCCAAACAAATCATTGAAAGACTCTCCAATGCCAAATATCCGCTCATCTATGCGGGCGGCGGCGTCATGCTGGCAAACGCGGCGGAAGAGCTGCGGGAGTTTGTCGGGCATCTTGGCATTCCTGTGGCGTATTCGGTGATGGGCAAAGGCGCCGTAGCGGATGATCATCCGTTTGCATTGGGCATGACCGGATTCTGGGGCACACAGTTTGTCAACGACAAGTGCCGGCAGGCGGATTATATTCTGGCGCTCGGCACGCGGTTTGCGGAAGCGGATTGCAGCTCATGGGAACCGGAGTACACCTTCCATTTCCCGCCGACGAAGTTGATTCATATCGATATCGATGCGAACGAAATCGGCCGCAACTTCCCTGTGGAAATCGGAGCGGTGGCAGATTTGAAACAGGCCTTGACGGTTTTGAATCGCGTCGCCAAAGCGATGGTGCCGCAAGGCATGCAAAAGGAAGCATTAAAACAAGAAATTGCTTCCTATAAAAAAGAATTTACAGCCAAGAATCATGTGCATATTGAAAATCCTTCCTTCCCCATGCGGCCGGAACGGATTTTGCAAGAGGTGCGCGAAGTATTGCCGCGGGATGCGTATATCACCACAGACGTGGGCTGGAATAAAAACGGAGTCGGACAACAATTCCCGATCTATGAAGCGGGTACGATCTTGACACCCGGCGGATATTGCACGATGGGATTTGGAGCGCCGGCCGCATTGGGAGCGAAAATTGCCCAACCGGAGAAAGTGGTCGTTTCCCTCGTGGGCGACGGCGGGTTCGGACAAAATCCTGCCGTGTTGGCAACCGCTGTGGAAGAAAACATACCGGTGATCTGGGTGATCATGAACAACTCCGCATTCGGCACGATTGCAGGCCTGGAAAAAGCCCATTACGATACCACATATGGAACCGTATTCAAGAAAGAGGGGCAATCCTATTCCCCCGATTACGCCAGCATCGCCAAAGCGTATGGGGTGGACGGAGTCAAAATCCAGTCGGCCGAGGAATTTAAACCTGCGCTGCAGCGGGCGATCGCATCCAACAAGCCGTTCGTGATTGATGTCGCGATGTTAAATGAGCCGGTTCCGACATCCGGACACTGGAATATCTTAGATATTTACTCGCCCAATGAGAAAAAATCCCATGTCAGTACAGACGAATTTGTACGTCTTTAA
- a CDS encoding ABC transporter ATP-binding protein, giving the protein MELLQIKQVSREFGGLKAIQDVSFPVRQGSIHGVIGPNGSGKTTLFNVISGYYKPTQGEVWFENKPIHALSPFQVNRAGLARTFQNLRLFKKMTVLENVCAVLDRESGIRIWDYVVAPKRVFRIEKETIRKAEALLEVFDLLEWRDFLAENLPYGVQKRLEIARALATHPKLLLLDEPAAGLNHTETDELARIIRYIRDERGITVLVIEHDMKLMMTICETITVMNEGMVLTEGTPNQVSKNKQVITAYLGGEW; this is encoded by the coding sequence ATGGAACTGCTGCAAATCAAACAGGTGTCCCGGGAATTTGGCGGCCTGAAGGCGATTCAGGATGTCTCGTTTCCTGTCAGGCAAGGATCGATCCATGGCGTGATCGGCCCCAACGGATCCGGGAAAACCACACTCTTTAATGTGATTAGTGGATACTATAAACCGACACAAGGCGAGGTCTGGTTTGAAAACAAGCCCATCCATGCGTTGTCGCCGTTTCAAGTCAATCGGGCGGGATTGGCCCGCACCTTTCAAAATTTGCGGTTATTCAAAAAAATGACGGTGCTGGAGAATGTTTGCGCGGTTCTGGACCGGGAATCGGGCATTCGGATTTGGGACTATGTGGTCGCTCCCAAACGGGTCTTTCGGATCGAAAAGGAAACGATTCGAAAGGCGGAAGCCTTGCTGGAAGTCTTTGATCTGTTGGAGTGGCGCGATTTTCTGGCGGAAAACTTGCCATACGGCGTACAAAAACGCTTGGAAATCGCCCGGGCGTTGGCGACACATCCCAAATTGCTTCTGCTGGATGAACCGGCGGCAGGACTCAACCATACGGAAACGGACGAGTTGGCGCGCATCATTCGCTACATCCGCGACGAGCGGGGGATTACGGTACTCGTCATCGAACATGATATGAAACTGATGATGACGATTTGTGAAACGATAACGGTCATGAATGAAGGGATGGTCCTGACGGAGGGGACGCCGAATCAGGTGTCCAAAAACAAACAGGTCATCACGGCCTATTTGGGGGGTGAGTGGTAA
- a CDS encoding branched-chain amino acid ABC transporter permease, with product MTSQDMTNRDLAGQELQPEQAPSTPLEGFAPVSEGSASRSAAKRTWRNSRWWISMAVALFLILPIALNNYQVHILDLVVLYMILAIGLDLTMGYCGQMNLAHAAFYAVGAYTSAILTTRFHFTFWEALPISIVFSTACGILIGLPSLKVRSHYLAIATLGLAIAINDMLVNLNGLTGGPTGITGIPKPHVFGVALDSEYLYYYLVLTFTVLLFLLAKIITTHSIGRSFRAVREDHIASQALGINIAKQQILAFALSGMYAGVAGVLYAHMLSYVSPDTFQMNEMFFMLTIVVIGGMGNIYGSIAGAVILIVAREWLNQFQNWQQVVYGALIVALVVFLPGGLVSIKTLFQHRKRSQLYRVK from the coding sequence ATGACAAGCCAGGATATGACAAACCGGGATCTGGCAGGCCAGGAATTGCAGCCGGAGCAGGCGCCCTCCACTCCTTTGGAAGGGTTCGCACCGGTGTCGGAGGGATCTGCCAGCCGGTCCGCCGCGAAGCGGACATGGAGAAACAGCCGATGGTGGATCAGCATGGCGGTTGCGCTCTTTCTGATTCTGCCCATCGCTTTGAACAACTATCAAGTGCATATTTTGGACCTTGTTGTACTCTATATGATTCTTGCCATCGGATTGGATTTGACCATGGGATATTGCGGCCAGATGAATTTGGCCCATGCGGCGTTTTATGCGGTCGGGGCGTATACATCCGCCATCCTGACCACACGGTTTCATTTTACGTTTTGGGAAGCATTGCCAATATCGATTGTTTTCAGTACCGCATGCGGCATCCTCATTGGGTTGCCCTCCCTCAAAGTCCGGTCCCATTACCTGGCGATTGCGACATTGGGATTGGCGATCGCGATCAATGATATGCTTGTCAATCTGAACGGATTAACGGGTGGACCGACCGGCATCACCGGCATACCCAAACCCCATGTGTTTGGCGTCGCGCTGGATTCGGAATATCTCTACTATTATCTGGTTTTGACGTTTACGGTCCTGTTGTTCCTGCTGGCCAAAATCATCACGACACATTCGATTGGACGCAGCTTTCGCGCCGTTCGCGAGGATCATATTGCCTCTCAGGCGTTAGGCATCAATATCGCGAAACAGCAGATCCTGGCCTTTGCGCTTTCCGGTATGTATGCCGGTGTGGCCGGTGTCCTGTATGCCCATATGCTTTCCTATGTGAGTCCGGATACGTTCCAAATGAATGAAATGTTCTTCATGCTGACGATTGTGGTCATTGGCGGCATGGGCAACATCTATGGCTCGATCGCGGGAGCGGTCATCTTGATTGTCGCCCGCGAATGGCTCAATCAATTTCAAAACTGGCAACAAGTGGTGTATGGCGCTTTAATTGTCGCATTGGTCGTGTTCTTGCCGGGCGGATTGGTGAGCATCAAAACACTCTTTCAACACCGGAAGCGATCCCAGCTCTATCGGGTGAAATAA
- a CDS encoding methyl-accepting chemotaxis protein → MRFRLSASLQKIKKISLFSKDKRISNITKRKLSFRNLSLSKKLLTGFMAVNVLLIGIGMTSIQNIYTVQKNANEVIDNQFNSLNSLSTMSSEIHSLQESLLLSAQSNDSKSFKSIDQSITKIENQILNQLRISGSLIQNQNKELWDQFVSGLNDSFYSITNDFSNIEDSKMYAKDSTTHNAIQLTSIAKVNKSISELDTLMQIETKKADETKNISKALFRKTLIVTIGIIIFSLIISIALSLFIIRMIKKPINEVTNEMKNIANSNGNLTKRLEFNTNDEIGQLSLSFNGMMANIQGIIQLVAENTDQVASTSEQLSASTNQMIQVSEEISQATQEISAGAEQQLSSVNITSQSIFVVVDQISQLRQNTYEIHSSSAKAKESVEDGNQTIQNVANEMKSIVEYLEQLGQRIQSLNQHAKQIDSIVDIIREISSQSNLLALNATIEAARAGEHGLGFAVVADEVRKLSQQSNESALKIGQIIRKIQEDTKQTVENMHLVKSKVDTGLHAISISEKSFHTIHDAVKDVDHQIQNTLSGIETVNQGIAEISNSSNMVIAIAENSASNTQQVAASIQEQTSSISEIASSIQQLSNMAEVLKNVVNQFQY, encoded by the coding sequence ATGCGTTTCAGACTATCTGCCAGTTTGCAAAAAATTAAAAAAATTTCACTATTTTCTAAAGATAAACGAATATCAAACATCACAAAGCGAAAGTTGTCATTTCGAAACTTATCGTTAAGTAAAAAACTGTTGACAGGGTTTATGGCCGTTAATGTTTTGCTTATTGGTATTGGCATGACTAGTATTCAGAATATTTATACTGTTCAAAAAAATGCCAATGAAGTTATCGATAACCAATTCAATTCTCTAAATTCTTTAAGCACCATGAGCAGTGAAATACATTCACTCCAAGAAAGTTTATTGCTTTCTGCGCAAAGCAATGATAGCAAGTCTTTCAAATCTATCGATCAATCCATAACAAAAATCGAAAATCAAATTTTGAATCAACTAAGAATTTCCGGTTCCCTCATACAAAATCAGAATAAGGAACTTTGGGATCAATTTGTAAGTGGTTTAAATGATTCGTTTTACAGTATTACGAATGACTTTTCGAATATTGAAGATAGCAAGATGTATGCAAAAGATTCGACGACTCACAATGCTATACAGTTGACCTCCATAGCAAAAGTCAATAAATCGATTTCCGAATTGGACACACTGATGCAAATAGAAACAAAGAAAGCAGATGAAACAAAAAATATAAGCAAGGCGCTGTTTAGAAAAACGTTAATTGTTACGATTGGAATTATAATCTTTTCTTTAATTATAAGTATCGCTCTATCGCTTTTCATTATTCGCATGATCAAAAAACCGATAAATGAAGTAACAAACGAAATGAAAAATATCGCAAATAGCAATGGAAATTTGACGAAACGATTAGAATTCAATACGAATGATGAAATTGGGCAATTGTCTCTTTCCTTTAATGGAATGATGGCGAATATACAAGGCATTATTCAACTGGTTGCAGAAAATACCGATCAGGTTGCCAGTACATCTGAACAGTTGTCTGCAAGCACCAATCAAATGATACAGGTTTCAGAGGAAATCTCCCAAGCAACGCAAGAGATTTCAGCAGGTGCCGAACAGCAACTTTCAAGCGTAAATATAACATCCCAGTCCATTTTTGTAGTAGTAGACCAAATCAGTCAATTGCGTCAAAATACGTATGAAATTCACTCTTCATCTGCCAAGGCCAAAGAAAGTGTTGAAGATGGAAATCAAACAATACAAAATGTTGCAAATGAAATGAAGTCGATTGTTGAATACCTAGAACAATTAGGGCAACGGATTCAATCTCTAAATCAACACGCGAAACAAATCGATTCGATCGTTGATATTATTCGGGAAATTTCATCTCAAAGCAATTTGCTGGCACTGAACGCAACGATTGAAGCGGCTCGTGCCGGGGAACATGGCTTGGGTTTTGCTGTAGTAGCAGATGAAGTGAGAAAATTGTCGCAGCAGTCCAATGAATCTGCATTGAAGATTGGGCAGATCATACGGAAGATCCAGGAAGACACAAAACAGACAGTTGAAAATATGCATTTGGTGAAATCGAAAGTGGATACAGGCTTACATGCAATTTCAATCTCCGAAAAGTCTTTCCATACGATACATGATGCTGTAAAAGATGTCGATCATCAAATACAGAATACTCTCAGCGGTATTGAAACAGTCAACCAAGGAATTGCGGAAATTTCCAATTCCAGTAATATGGTCATTGCCATTGCAGAAAACTCGGCAAGCAATACGCAACAAGTAGCTGCGTCCATTCAGGAGCAGACATCTTCTATCAGTGAAATTGCTTCTTCCATTCAGCAACTATCGAATATGGCCGAAGTATTAAAAAATGTGGTAAATCAATTTCAATATTAA
- a CDS encoding branched-chain amino acid ABC transporter permease yields the protein MNPHVTILLQSLIGGIGMGSIYALVALGYSMVYRSMGLVNFAHGNIFMVGAYIGTVFYVSMHTNFVLAFALALLLTAGLGMIVQKILRPLEKMDLIYMMLGTLGIGIVLQNLSIIIWGPDGIAVPFPINNTPWMVKGISIAPYTLVIVGVAALIVIALQLFLNRTKIGLAMRASAQERDMSLALGMNVGLMNGLTLAIGSALAACAGMLVGPVFYVSPDMSTSVGINGFAAAILGGFGSMPGAIVGGLVFGILEQLVATQVSAWSEVIAFVIFVVVLIFKPSGIVGERVVDKL from the coding sequence ATGAATCCACATGTGACGATCTTGCTACAAAGTTTGATTGGCGGCATTGGCATGGGAAGCATTTACGCCCTCGTTGCCTTGGGGTATTCCATGGTCTATCGGTCGATGGGACTGGTAAACTTTGCGCATGGCAATATCTTCATGGTCGGGGCGTATATCGGGACGGTCTTCTATGTCTCCATGCATACCAACTTTGTCCTCGCATTCGCATTGGCGCTCCTTTTGACGGCCGGTCTCGGCATGATTGTGCAAAAAATTCTGCGGCCGCTTGAGAAAATGGATCTGATTTACATGATGTTGGGGACGCTCGGGATCGGAATCGTGCTGCAGAATCTATCGATTATTATTTGGGGACCGGACGGGATTGCCGTCCCCTTCCCCATCAACAATACGCCCTGGATGGTCAAGGGGATCTCCATTGCTCCCTATACACTGGTGATCGTTGGGGTGGCGGCCTTGATCGTGATCGCATTGCAGCTCTTTTTGAATCGAACGAAGATTGGGTTGGCGATGCGCGCATCCGCCCAGGAACGAGACATGTCGTTGGCATTAGGCATGAATGTCGGCTTGATGAACGGGCTCACCTTGGCCATTGGCTCGGCTTTGGCCGCCTGTGCGGGCATGCTGGTTGGACCGGTCTTCTATGTCAGTCCGGATATGAGCACATCGGTCGGCATCAATGGATTTGCGGCTGCCATATTGGGCGGCTTCGGCAGTATGCCTGGCGCCATTGTGGGCGGACTGGTGTTCGGCATCCTCGAACAACTGGTCGCGACACAAGTATCCGCCTGGAGTGAAGTGATTGCGTTTGTGATCTTCGTTGTGGTGCTGATTTTCAAACCATCGGGCATCGTAGGGGAAAGGGTGGTGGATAAACTATGA
- a CDS encoding zinc-dependent alcohol dehydrogenase produces MLELYLNNPNDMELREVESLPAPTGDEVKIQLIYGGICGSDLSVFRGKIPYASYPLRPGHELLGTIIETGESANYRIGTRVVVLPNTFCGECDLCLKGRTNICRHKQSIGVNANGGFSQEFVISSKYVLPVPDDLPDEKAVLIEPFAVVVHALKKVSITKDTTVAVVGCGNEGMLAVALANYLGARVTAIDINPLKLELVRSLGDIRAIHPQEIKDQTFDVVVEAAGTKASIEQGMQLVSPGGAMILIGITQEANLPVVHVVRSEITLYGTIIYNFPSDYLQTIEYLRNSEFNVAPIVSKIMPFTEYQKAYETALSGDFGKIILNFKEAPGQ; encoded by the coding sequence ATGTTGGAATTATATTTGAACAATCCAAATGACATGGAATTAAGAGAGGTAGAATCTCTGCCTGCTCCTACAGGCGATGAAGTCAAGATTCAATTAATCTATGGAGGGATATGCGGATCGGACTTAAGCGTTTTTCGGGGCAAGATTCCGTATGCATCCTATCCGCTCCGACCGGGCCATGAATTGTTGGGCACGATTATTGAGACAGGGGAAAGCGCCAACTATAGAATCGGAACAAGGGTTGTAGTTCTCCCGAATACGTTTTGCGGCGAGTGTGATTTGTGCTTAAAAGGGAGAACGAATATTTGCCGTCATAAGCAATCGATTGGCGTCAATGCAAACGGCGGATTTTCCCAGGAATTTGTGATTTCATCCAAATATGTCCTGCCGGTTCCCGACGATTTGCCTGATGAAAAAGCGGTGTTAATTGAACCTTTTGCCGTTGTCGTACATGCTTTGAAAAAGGTTAGCATCACGAAAGATACTACAGTCGCTGTCGTCGGCTGCGGTAACGAGGGGATGCTGGCCGTTGCATTGGCGAATTATTTGGGCGCTCGTGTAACAGCAATCGACATTAATCCATTGAAGCTTGAATTGGTGAGAAGCCTCGGGGATATACGAGCAATCCACCCGCAAGAAATAAAGGATCAAACATTTGATGTCGTAGTCGAAGCGGCGGGTACAAAGGCATCGATTGAACAAGGCATGCAGCTCGTGAGCCCTGGCGGCGCCATGATTTTAATCGGCATTACACAGGAAGCGAATTTGCCTGTTGTACATGTTGTCAGAAGTGAAATCACATTATATGGAACGATCATTTACAATTTCCCGTCTGATTATTTGCAGACCATTGAATACTTGCGTAATAGCGAATTTAATGTAGCGCCTATCGTTTCCAAGATTATGCCGTTTACAGAATATCAAAAGGCGTATGAAACCGCTCTATCTGGAGATTTTGGGAAGATCATTTTGAATTTTAAGGAGGCTCCTGGCCAATGA